Proteins from one Impatiens glandulifera chromosome 2, dImpGla2.1, whole genome shotgun sequence genomic window:
- the LOC124927779 gene encoding uncharacterized protein LOC124927779, translating to MDVWSWISNLSNSGELLPDPTHSPLVLQLATSKKNQVIQLRANPTSGSNLNHFVTFSVSIHGFHSFNGEKTLWVSDTCSLSSSQPFLPLLLQLLQELISLSPTAQDSTCRRSDLLTLNPKAVSWVMDSHSPESFSGLFHLLFLTRIFWLCVLDVPAEVGTFYFHSLLAPNIETFTTKQSSILKAFFFSVGVDVELCVMRTVGYMLAKWLILKEVTGIGLPSPSPSPNLGFSYATESHGLWILKGYVPVLGMDITRNNGNVGENNLIEAKESLLKYALAHQQLEVVIQMEYTIRYYDGYILVNANVDNIRVHVARLGFRSSNSKSGGGDNYYAEERHFPSRMRVWVGPDIGSTYLSVGGLSLGKSTHNQEKEVETQRVMKGSFGNSKAPRVKAATKTATKARTKAWRWDQDAEGNVAVYDAVLCDTTTGIEVAAWSPGSGGERPDVIRRRSNGGDRNFTKSGGWVVAGGGGDDGGGRAVGWRLNKEVEGSVMRWRMGCQVWLSYWPSEVRSEYFETRCVEWCDEVDLPLLPA from the coding sequence ATGGATGTATGGTCATGGATATCCAATCTTTCCAACTCGGGCGAGTTACTACCCGACCCAACTCACTCTCCACTCGTTCTCCAACTTGCAACCTCCAAAAAGAACCAGGTGATTCAGCTCCGGGCAAACCCCACATCCGGGTCCAACTTGAACCACTTCGTTACCTTCTCCGTCTCAATTCACGGCTTCCATTCTTTCAATGGAGAGAAGACCCTCTGGGTTTCCGATACGTGTAGCCTCTCATCATCTCAGCCATTCCTGCCCCTGCTCCTCCAGCTCCTCCAGGAACTCATCTCTCTGTCGCCTACGGCTCAGGATAGCACGTGCCGCCGCTCAGACCTCCTGACCCTCAACCCTAAGGCCGTATCATGGGTCATGGACTCTCACTCGCCCGAATCGTTCTCCGGGTTATTCCATCTCCTCTTCCTCACCCGCATCTTCTGGCTCTGCGTTTTGGACGTGCCCGCAGAGGTGGGCACGTTCTATTTTCACTCATTGTTAGCTCCCAATATCGAAACTTTCACAACCAAACAATCCTCTATTCTCAAGGCCTTCTTCTTTTCCGTAGGAGTCGACGTCGAGCTGTGCGTAATGCGCACAGTCGGGTACATGTTAGCGAAATGGTTGATTCTCAAAGAGGTTACCGGAATTGGATTGCCCTCACCGTCACCGTCACCAAATCTCGGATTCTCGTACGCAACCGAGTCACACGGGTTGTGGATTCTAAAGGGTTACGTTCCGGTTTTGGGTATGGATATCACCCGTAATAACGGTAATGTCGGGGAGAACAATTTAATCGAAGCGAAGGAGTCTTTGCTAAAGTACGCCTTGGCACACCAACAACTTGAAGTTGTAATTCAAATGGAATATACAATTAGATACTACGATGGATATATTCTCGTGAATGCAAACGTGGACAATATACGTGTCCATGTGGCAAGGTTAGGGTTTCGCAGTAGTAACAGTAAGAGTGGTGGTGGTGACAATTACTACGCGGAGGAGAGACATTTCCCGTCGCGAATGCGTGTATGGGTCGGTCCGGATATTGGGTCTACCTACTTGTCCGTAGGTGGACTAAGCTTGGGTAAGTCCACACACAATCAAGAGAAGGAAGTAGAGACGCAGAGGGTTATGAAAGGAAGTTTCGGAAACTCGAAGGCACCGAGGGTGAAGGCTGCAACGAAGACGGCAACGAAGGCGAGGACGAAAGCTTGGAGGTGGGATCAGGACGCGGAGGGAAACGTGGCAGTCTACGACGCCGTGTTGTGTGATACGACGACAGGAATTGAGGTGGCGGCGTGGAGTCCGGGAAGCGGCGGGGAGCGGCCGGATGTTATCCGGAGGCGGAGCAACGGGGGAGATAGGAATTTTACAAAGTCCGGTGGGTGGGTGGTGGCGGGAGGCGGCGGAGATGATGGCGGAGGGAGGGCGGTAGGGTGGAGGTTGAATAAGGAGGTGGAAGGGAGTGTGATGAGGTGGCGAATGGGGTGCCAGGTGTGGTTGAGTTATTGGCCGAGTGAGGTGAGGAGTGAATATTTTGAGACTAGGTGTGTCGAGTGGTGTGATGAGGTGGATTTGCCATTACTTCCAGCCTAA
- the LOC124927321 gene encoding uncharacterized protein LOC124927321 encodes MDLMKEISDLESQVVYLEKHLLSLYRETFDQNVPTLELKSSHRRSSSEVCWNDHCHIPSNLKEEHENDPIFVLPDDQSSVHSKKVMNSGINRCHSTLTGVDPYHSFPLSMLENSDDDDGTSSSLSARSGYLNQVSETPNWISEEMIKLISAIYCELASDPHFFARDSPQASFFSETDSSPHEDNYDHTECISQMSLSRSSSSLNSVVVMQFNYRDNPRLKTVKHMLWSFKLLVSRLERVDAKIMRYEEKLAFWINVHNALIMHAYIVYGIPYGNLRRKTSLVLKAAYIVGGHAISIEMIQNLILGCRLNKRQGQTYWLPSLFNLRTKSKGGSEHHVLRHYAVQQEEHRLYFALCSGSHSDPMVRVFTPDKVFEELEAAKEDYIRTNIVIVEKKQKIILPKIVYSFARDAQMSARALVDMIKPFLSDEGKRMKKIEWMSHNYDFRYLIAKELVK; translated from the exons ATGGATCTGATGAAGGAGATATCAGATTTAGAATCACAAGTTGTCTATTTGGAGAAACACTTGTTATCACTTTATCGAGAAACATTTGATCAAAATGTCCCCACTTTAGAACTGAAATCATCGCATAGACGGTCTTCTTCAGAAGTTTGCTGGAATGATCATTGTCATATCCCAAGCAATCTCAAAGAAGAACACGAGAATGATCCCATCTTCGTCCTTCCAGATGATCAAAGCTCTGTTCATAGCAAGAAGGTTATGAATTCAGGAATTAATCGTTGTCATTCAACATTGACTGGAGTAGATCCATACCATTCATTTCCATTGTCAATGCTGGAG AattctgatgatgatgatggtacTAGTTCAAGTCTTTCTGCAAGAAGTGGTTATCTCAATCAAGTTTCAGAGACGCCAAACTGGATCTCCGAGGAAATGATCAAACTCATTTCTGCTATATACTGTGAACTAGCCTCCGATCCTCATTTCTTCGCTCGTGATTCTCCTCAAGCTTCATTCTTCTCAGAAACGGATTCTTCTCCTCATGAGGACAATTATGATCACACAGAATGCATATCACAAATGTCATTAAGTCGATCCTCCAGCTCCCTCAACTCAGTAGTGGTTATGCAGTTCAATTACAGAGATAACCCAAGGCTTAAAACTGTAAAGCATATGCTATGGAGTTTCAA GTTGCTTGTTTCTCGATTGGAACGAGTCGATGCTAAAATCATGAGATACGAAGAGAAACTAGCATTTTGGATTAATGTGCACAATGCTCTTATCATGCAT GCTTATATTGTTTATGGGATTCCATATGGTAATCTCAGGAGGAAGACATCCTTGGTCCTAAAG GCTGCTTATATAGTTGGAGGCCATGCCATAAGCATAGAGATGATACAAAATTTGATATTGGGTTGTCGATTGAATAAACGCCAAGGACAAACA TACTGGCTTCCATCTTTGTTCAATTTGAGGACAAAATCCAAGGGTGGTAGTGAACATCATGTCTTGAGACACTACGCGGTTCAACAAGAAGAACATCGGTTGTATTTTGCGCTGTGTTCTGGAAGCCATTCTGATCCTATg GTTCGTGTGTTCACTCCGGATAAGGTGTTTGAGGAACTTGAAGCAGCGAAGGAGGACTACATTCGGACAAACATAGTAATTGTagaaaagaaacaaaagatAATTCTACCGAAGATTGTCTACTCATTTGCTAGAGATGCACAGATGTCGGCCAGAGCATTGGTGGATATGATCAAACCATTTTTGTCGGATGAGGGAAAGCGGATGAAGAAGATTGAATGGATGAGTCATAATTATGACTTCCGATATTTGATAGCCAAGGAATTGGTAAAGTGA
- the LOC124924953 gene encoding agamous-like MADS-box protein AGL62 codes for MEIESNLRVTFSRRKTRLFKKSNELTTLCGAEMMFIIFSPRRKETQQLMEAHKISNISELNARVLEVHELLEVEKRRGKSIVQALQAGKEHRWWERSIEEMTCEQLKHLKGSLENVKTLVAQNMFSNPIELVWH; via the exons ATGGAGATCGAGAGCAACCTTCGGGTGACATTTTCCAGAAGAAAGACCCGATTGTTCAAAAAATCTAATGAACTTACTACACTTTGTGGAGCCGAGATGATGTTCATTATATTTTCTCCAAGGAGGAAG GAGACCCAACAACTAATGGAGGCTCACAAGATATCCAACATAAGTGAATTAAATGCTCGGGTTTTGGAGGTCCATGAATTACTAGAAGTCGAGAAGCGGCGCGGAAAGTCGATTGTTCAAGCCTTGCAAGCTGGGAAGGAACATAGGTGGTGGGAAAGATCAATTGAAGAGATGACTTGTGAACAACTTAAACATCTCAAAGGATCCTTGGAAAATGTGAAGACCCTTGTCGCTCAAAATATGTTTTCCAACCCAATTGAGTTGGTTTGgcattga
- the LOC124927283 gene encoding protein DETOXIFICATION 33-like: MAMEVVRRASEVVRKQKIGSISMEESRKMWVIAGPAILTSVAQFSIGFVTSAFVGHLGELELAAVSVVQNVIEGFVYGIMLGMGSALETLCGQAVGAGQFNMLGIYMQRSFIITLFTALLLTPIYVLTSPLLQLLRQDKDISRLAGKYAVWTTPQLFAYALNFPIQKFLQAQSKIWVMTTISMLALALHVLLNWLLITEMGKGLFGAALAGNISWWLVVLAQMIYVTCGYFPEAWTGFSWLAFKSLGSFIKLSIASAVMLCLELWYYTVIILMVGWLKNPEVAVSAISICMNIQLWTLMVTLGFNAAVSVRVSNELGAGRPKPAKFSVVVAVFTSTVFGIVFTAAIIATKNYFPNVFTSDEDVKRETSKLGYYLAATILLNSIQPVLHGVAVGAGWQLSVALINTGCYYVFGLPLGALLGYKFQLGVSGIWLGMLAGSLLQTIVLLFSIFRANWQKEALQAKERLRSYAATPLPQNENVAMGMMLHDVDDELNFRNG, encoded by the exons ATGGCAATGGAGGTTGTTCGAAGAGCTTCCGAAGTTGTTCGAAAGCAGAAGATTGGATCGATAAGTATGGAGGAATCGAGAAAGATGTGGGTCATAGCTGGACCGGCTATCTTGACTTCGGTTGCTCAATTCTCCATTGGGTTCGTCACTTCAGCCTTTGTCGGTCATCTTGGCGAGCTCGAGCTCGCTGCGGTTTCTGTTGTTCAGAATGTCATTGAAGGTTTTGTTTATGGGATCATG CTAGGAATGGGAAGTGCACTTGAAACCCTTTGTGGGCAAGCAGTTGGGGCAGGGCAATTCAACATGCTTGGAATCTACATGCAAAGATCATTCATAATAACATTATTCACAGCTCTTCTACTAACTCCCATTTACGTCCTCACATCGCCGTTACTCCAACTTTTACGACAAGACAAAGACATTTCTCGACTCGCTGGAAAATACGCGGTTTGGACCACGCCCCAATTGTTCGCGTACGCTCTCAATTTTCCGATTCAAAAATTTCTTCAAGCTCAAAGCAAGATCTGGGTGATGACCACAATTTCTATGTTGGCATTGGCATTACATGTTTTGCTTAATTGGTTGTTGATAACTGAGATGGGTAAGGGCTTGTTTGGTGCTGCCTTGGCTGGTAATATTTCTTGGTGGCTTGTTGTTTTGGCACAAATGATTTATGTTACATGTGGTTATTTCCCTGAGGCTTGGACCGGGTTTTCTTGGTTGGCTTTTAAATCTTTGGGTTCTTTTATCAAGCTTTCAATTGCCTCTGCTGTAATGTTATg CTTGGAGCTATGGTATTACACTGTGATTATTCTCATGGTGGGTTGGCTAAAGAATCCAGAAGTAGCTGTCAGTGCCATTTCAATCTG CATGAACATTCAACTATGGACACTGATGGTCACACTAGGTTTCAATGCTGCAGTcag CGTGAGAGTTTCGAACGAGCTAGGAGCTGGGCGTCCAAAACCGGCTAAATTCTCTGTAGTGGTGGCGGTTTTTACATCTACAGTCTTTGGGATAGTGTTTACTGCCGCGATTATAGCGACGAAGAACTACTTTCCCAACGTGTTCACGAGTGACGAAGATGTGAAAAGAGAAACATCGAAGTTGGGCTATTATTTGGCTGCAACTATTCTCCTCAACAGCATCCAACCAGTTCTTcatg GGGTAGCAGTTGGAGCAGGGTGGCAACTTTCAGTTGCTTTAATAAACACAGGATGTTACTATGTATTTGGGCTTCCACTTGGTGCATTACTTGGTTACAAATTTCAGCTTGGAGTTTCTGGAATTTGGCTTGGGATGTTAGCTGGATCTCTCCTTCAAACTATTGTATTGCTTTTCAGCATTTTTAGAGCAAATTGGCAGAAAGAG GCATTGCAAGCCAAGGAACGTCTTCGATCATACGCAGCAACTCCACTCCCTCAAAATGAAAATGTAGCTATGGGTATGATGTTACATGATGTAGatgatgaattaaattttaGGAATGGTTAA
- the LOC124927184 gene encoding protein DETOXIFICATION 33-like isoform X1: MVKEREERGLLSEPVNRMAMEVEQVVRRASEVVRKQKIGSRSIEESRKMWVIAGPAILTSVAQFSIGFVTSAFVGHLGELELAAVSVVQNVIEGFVYGIMLGMGSALETLCGQAVGAGQFNMLGIYMQRSFIITLFTALLLTPIYVLTSPLLQLLRQDKDISRLAGKYAVWTTPQLFAYALNFPIQKFLQAQSKIWVMTTISMLALALHVLLNWLLITEMGKGLFGAALAGNISWWLVVLAQMIYVTCGYFPEAWTGFSWLAFKSLGSFIKLSIASAVMLCLELWYYTVIILMVGWLKNPEVAVSAISICMNIQLWTLMVTLGFNAAVSVRVSNELGAGRPKPAKFSVVVAVFTSTVFGIVFTAAIIATKNYFPNVFTSDEDVKRETSKLGYYLAATILLNSIQPVLHGVAVGAGWQLSVALINTGCYYVFGLPLGALLGYKFQLGVSGIWLGMLAGSLLQTIVLLFSIFRANWQKEALQAEERLRSYAATPLPQNENVAMGMMLHDVDDELNFRNG; encoded by the exons ATGgtgaaagagagagaagaaagggGATTGCTGTCAGAACCTGTGAATAGGATGGCAATGGAGGTTGAACAGGTTGTTCGAAGAGCTTCTGAAGTTGTTCGAAAGCAGAAGATTGGATCGAGAAGTATAGAGGAATCGAGAAAGATGTGGGTCATAGCTGGACCGGCTATCTTGACTTCGGTTGCTCAATTCTCCATTGGGTTCGTCACTTCGGCCTTTGTCGGTCATCTTGGCGAGCTCGAACTTGCTGCCGTTTCTGTTGTTCAGAATGTCATTGAAGGTTTTGTTTATGGGATCATG CTAGGAATGGGAAGTGCACTTGAAACCCTTTGTGGGCAAGCAGTTGGGGCAGGGCAATTCAACATGCTTGGAATCTACATGCAAAGATCATTCATAATAACATTATTCACAGCTCTTCTACTAACTCCTATTTACGTCCTCACATCGCCGTTACTCCAACTTTTACGACAAGACAAAGACATTTCTCGACTCGCTGGAAAATACGCGGTTTGGACCACGCCCCAATTGTTCGCGTACGCTCTCAATTTTCCGATTCAAAAATTTCTTCAAGCTCAAAGCAAGATCTGGGTGATGACCACAATTTCTATGTTGGCATTGGCATTACATGTTTTGCTTAATTGGTTGTTGATAACTGAGATGGGTAAGGGCTTGTTTGGTGCTGCCTTGGCTGGTAATATTTCTTGGTGGCTTGTTGTTTTGGCACAAATGATTTATGTTACATGTGGTTATTTCCCTGAGGCTTGGACCGGGTTTTCTTGGTTGGCTTTTAAATCTTTGGGTTCTTTTATCAAGCTTTCAATTGCCTCTGCTGTAATGTTATg CTTGGAGCTATGGTATTACACTGTGATTATTCTCATGGTGGGTTGGCTAAAGAATCCAGAAGTAGCTGTCAGTGCCATTTCAATCTG CATGAACATACAACTATGGACACTGATGGTCACACTAGGTTTCAATGCTGCAGTcag CGTGAGAGTTTCGAACGAGCTAGGAGCTGGGCGTCCAAAACCGGCTAAATTCTCTGTAGTGGTGGCGGTTTTTACATCTACAGTCTTTGGGATAGTGTTTACTGCCGCGATTATAGCGACGAAGAACTACTTCCCCAACGTGTTCACAAGTGACGAAGATGTGAAAAGAGAAACATCGAAGTTGGGCTATTATTTGGCTGCAACTATTCTCCTCAACAGCATCCAACCAGTTCTTcatg GGGTAGCAGTTGGAGCAGGGTGGCAACTTTCAGTTGCTTTAATAAACACAGGATGTTACTATGTATTTGGTCTTCCACTTGGTGCATTACTTGGTTACAAATTTCAGCTTGGAGTTTCTGGAATTTGGCTTGGGATGTTAGCTGGATCTCTCCTTCAAACTATTGTATTGCTTTTCAGCATTTTTAGAGCAAATTGGCAGAAAGag GCATTGCAAGCCGAGGAACGTCTTCGATCATACGCAGCAACTCCACTTCCTCAAAATGAAAATGTAGCTATGGGTATGATGTTacatgatgttgatgatgaattGAATTTTAGGAATGGTTAA
- the LOC124927184 gene encoding protein DETOXIFICATION 33-like isoform X2, with product MGSALETLCGQAVGAGQFNMLGIYMQRSFIITLFTALLLTPIYVLTSPLLQLLRQDKDISRLAGKYAVWTTPQLFAYALNFPIQKFLQAQSKIWVMTTISMLALALHVLLNWLLITEMGKGLFGAALAGNISWWLVVLAQMIYVTCGYFPEAWTGFSWLAFKSLGSFIKLSIASAVMLCLELWYYTVIILMVGWLKNPEVAVSAISICMNIQLWTLMVTLGFNAAVSVRVSNELGAGRPKPAKFSVVVAVFTSTVFGIVFTAAIIATKNYFPNVFTSDEDVKRETSKLGYYLAATILLNSIQPVLHGVAVGAGWQLSVALINTGCYYVFGLPLGALLGYKFQLGVSGIWLGMLAGSLLQTIVLLFSIFRANWQKEALQAEERLRSYAATPLPQNENVAMGMMLHDVDDELNFRNG from the exons ATGGGAAGTGCACTTGAAACCCTTTGTGGGCAAGCAGTTGGGGCAGGGCAATTCAACATGCTTGGAATCTACATGCAAAGATCATTCATAATAACATTATTCACAGCTCTTCTACTAACTCCTATTTACGTCCTCACATCGCCGTTACTCCAACTTTTACGACAAGACAAAGACATTTCTCGACTCGCTGGAAAATACGCGGTTTGGACCACGCCCCAATTGTTCGCGTACGCTCTCAATTTTCCGATTCAAAAATTTCTTCAAGCTCAAAGCAAGATCTGGGTGATGACCACAATTTCTATGTTGGCATTGGCATTACATGTTTTGCTTAATTGGTTGTTGATAACTGAGATGGGTAAGGGCTTGTTTGGTGCTGCCTTGGCTGGTAATATTTCTTGGTGGCTTGTTGTTTTGGCACAAATGATTTATGTTACATGTGGTTATTTCCCTGAGGCTTGGACCGGGTTTTCTTGGTTGGCTTTTAAATCTTTGGGTTCTTTTATCAAGCTTTCAATTGCCTCTGCTGTAATGTTATg CTTGGAGCTATGGTATTACACTGTGATTATTCTCATGGTGGGTTGGCTAAAGAATCCAGAAGTAGCTGTCAGTGCCATTTCAATCTG CATGAACATACAACTATGGACACTGATGGTCACACTAGGTTTCAATGCTGCAGTcag CGTGAGAGTTTCGAACGAGCTAGGAGCTGGGCGTCCAAAACCGGCTAAATTCTCTGTAGTGGTGGCGGTTTTTACATCTACAGTCTTTGGGATAGTGTTTACTGCCGCGATTATAGCGACGAAGAACTACTTCCCCAACGTGTTCACAAGTGACGAAGATGTGAAAAGAGAAACATCGAAGTTGGGCTATTATTTGGCTGCAACTATTCTCCTCAACAGCATCCAACCAGTTCTTcatg GGGTAGCAGTTGGAGCAGGGTGGCAACTTTCAGTTGCTTTAATAAACACAGGATGTTACTATGTATTTGGTCTTCCACTTGGTGCATTACTTGGTTACAAATTTCAGCTTGGAGTTTCTGGAATTTGGCTTGGGATGTTAGCTGGATCTCTCCTTCAAACTATTGTATTGCTTTTCAGCATTTTTAGAGCAAATTGGCAGAAAGag GCATTGCAAGCCGAGGAACGTCTTCGATCATACGCAGCAACTCCACTTCCTCAAAATGAAAATGTAGCTATGGGTATGATGTTacatgatgttgatgatgaattGAATTTTAGGAATGGTTAA
- the LOC124926608 gene encoding HVA22-like protein k, whose translation MSLFGSNIIPNEVGLKLLLYPLGSNVVIRTACCSVGVVLPVYSTFKAIETKNQHDQQRLLIYWAAYGSFTIAESFTDKIVSWVPFYYHMKFAFLVWLQLPSTEGAKYLYMNHLHPFFTRHQGRLDQVVGFLHSEMVKFVTLHQGEIQLVRTIVLKILALGGDIFQPEPRPVAGAIEGPIQPSVSEEEINGPVDGPNVEHIIHPDNVD comes from the exons ATGTCTCTTTTTGGATCTAATATTATACCTAACGAG GTGGGATTGAAACTGCTTCTTTACCCGCTTGGTTCTAACGTTGTTATTCGTACAGCATG CTGCTCCGTGGGGGTTGTCTTGCCagtatattcaacatttaaggCCATCGAGACAAAAAACCAACACGACCAACAAAGATTGCTTATTTACTGGGCAG CTTATGGATCTTTTACTATTGCTGAAAGCTTCACTGACAAGATCGTTTCCTG GGTTCCTTTCTACTATCACATGAAGTTTGCGTTTCTTGTTTGGCTCCAGCTTCCATCAACTGAA GGGGCAAAATATTTGTACATGAATCATCTGCATCCATTCTTTACAAGACATCAAGGAAGGTTGGATCAAGTTGTGGGCTTTCTACATTCTGAAATG GTTAAATTTGTTACCCTACACCAAGGCGAAATACAACTTGTCAGGACAATTGTTTTGAAGATCCTTGCATTGG GGGGTGATATATTTCAACCAGAGCCAAGGCCTGTTGCTGGCGCAATCGAAGGTCCAATACAACCTAGTGTGTCTGAAGAAGAAATCAATGGTCCAGTTGATGGTCCAAATGTTGAGCACATTATTCATCCTGATAATGTCGACTAA